The genomic DNA CGCCAACACCAATGCGGTCGGTACCCCGAACAGCACGTTGAGCGGCACCACGATGGCAACGACGAGCAGTGACAGCTGCAGCGCGGAAATGGCTGCCGGCGTGGTGATCTGGGTGATGAACGCGCCGAAGCCGGGCTGGAACGTACGCCACAAGATCAGTCCGACGGGCACGATGACGAGGATCGTGATGTACGCCAGCGCCAGGTAGCGGGCGAGGTAACGAACCACCGGCGAGAGGGTCATGGCGCAAGCTCCTCACGCTTGGCCGCCCGCGATCCGATGACCCGCAACACGAACAGCACCAGGAACGAAATCACCAGCAGCACAATCGAGATCGCGGCCGCACCGGTGCGGTCGTCGTTCTCGATCAGGGTGCGGATCCACTGCGACGACACCTCGGTCTCGCCGGGCACCGCACCGCCGATCAGCACCACCGAACCGAATTCGCCGATGGCGCGGGAGAAGGCCAGGCCCGCACCCGACAGCAGTGACGGCAGCAGTGCCGGCAGCACGACCTTGGTGAAGATCACGAAGTTGTTGGCGCCGAGTGACGCGGCCGCCTCTTCGGTTTCGTGGTCCAGTTCGAGCAGCACCGGCTGCACCGATCGCACCACGAACGGCAGCGTGACGAACAGCAGCGCGACGCCGATGCCCCACTTGGTGTGCTGCAGATGCAGATCGACCGGGCTGGCCGGACCGTACAGCGCCAGCATCACGAGGCTCGCCACGATGGTCGGCAGCGCGAACGGCAGGTCGATGACGGCGTCCACCAGTCGCTTACCGACGAAGTCGTCGCGCGTCAGCACCCACGCCACCAACAACCCGAAGACCAGGTTGATGAGCGCGACGGCCGCCGAGACCTCGAGCGTCACCCGGAAGGACGCGATGGCCGAGTTCGACGTGACGGCGGACCAGAAGTACCCCCAGCCGCCACGCGCGGATTGAACCAGGATCGCGGCGAGCGGCAGCAGCACGATGACGGACAGCCAGATGCTCGCCGCGCCCACGCGCAACGACGTGGTGCCGAAGGCATGCTTCACGCCGGACCCCGGCCCGGCCGAGCCACCATTGGTGGACTCGGACCGGGCCGGGATGTCGTCGAACTCAACAGCGGATGTCATCCAGTGGCCTGCTTGTAGATCTTGGTGATGCTGCCGTTTTCCTTGTCGAACAACGCCGGATCGACCGTCTTCCATCCACCGAGGTCAGCGATGGTCCACAGCTTCTCAGGGGTCGGGAAGTCCTTGGCGAACTCAGCGGTCACGGCCGGATCGACCGGACGGAATCCGGCCTGCGCCCACAACTTCTGTCCTTCCGCGGTGAACAGGAAGTTCTTCAGCGCGTTGGCCTTGTCCTGGTGCTGACCGGTGTTCAAGACCGCAACCGGGTTCTCGATCTTGAAGGTCTGCGCGGGGTTGACGTGCTCGACGTCCTTGCCCTGCCGCTCGACGTTGATGGCTTCGTTCTCGTAGCTGATCAGCACGTCACCGGTTCCGTGCAGGAACAGGTCGGTGGCTTCCCGGCCCGAGCCCGGACGGGTCTTGACGTGCTCGACGACGAGCTGCCGGATGTAGTCGATGCCGCCCTGGGCGTCCTTGCCGCCGTTGCTCTTCGCGGCGTACGGCGCCAGCAGGTTCCACTTGGCCGAGCCCGAGCTCAGCGGGCTCGGGGTGACGACCTCGACGCCCGGCTTGAGCAGGTCGTCCCAGTCCTTGATGCCCTTGGGGTTGCCCTTGCGCACGACCAGCGACACCACCGAACCGAACGGGACGCCCTTCGTGGCGTCGGCGTTCCAGTCCTTGCTGACCTTGCCGGCCTTCACCAGGCGGGTGACGTCGGGCTCCACCGAGAAGTTGACGATGTCGGCGGGGGCACCGGATTCGACCTTGCGCGACTGGTCACCGGAGGCACCGTACGACGTGGTGACGGCGACGCCCTTGCCCTCAGGGGTGGCGGCGAACGCCGGGATGATCTTGCTCCAGCCGGGTTCCGGCACGGCGTAGGCCACCAGGGTCAGGGTGGTGTTGGCACCCGACTGTGCACCGCCACCACCGGCGGTGTCACTCGCTCCGCCACCGCAAGCGGCGAGCACCGTGGTGCTGGCCACGACGGCGGCGACCGCGGTGGCGGGCCGCCAGTTCTTGATGATCTTGTGCATTGATGGACCTTCCTTGCTGGTTTACGGATGGACTACCCGTCACACGGCAAGGGTGATTGATCAGCACGTGGGCATAGCAGAAGCCGACGCCGATCCCAGAAACCGCGGACGGAAACGGGTCAGCGACAACAGGCGACGTCAGCAACAGCGCGGGTACCCACGGCGATGAGAGCCAGGATGTGGCCCTCGGTTGTGCCGGACGCTGCGTGCATGGCGGGAAGAATATCAGAGGTCGGCTGGTAGCAACTGCTCAGCGAGTCAACAGCCACGTGACAATGACCAGCACCACCAGCAGCACCAGAATCAGCGTCACCCGGGACTGCGGCAGTCCGTTCACAGTGCGTCCTCCTCGACGTGGCGGGCCCGGTGCAGCAGCGTGATGGAGTAGCCCAGCGCCACGTCGAGCAGCACTGC from Mycolicibacterium phocaicum includes the following:
- a CDS encoding Ms4533A family Cys-rich leader peptide; the protein is MAWQCCSTWRWATPSRCCTGPATSRRTHCERTAAVPGDADSGAAGGAGHCHVAVDSLSSCYQPTSDILPAMHAASGTTEGHILALIAVGTRAVADVACCR
- the cysT gene encoding sulfate ABC transporter permease subunit CysT, with the protein product MTSAVEFDDIPARSESTNGGSAGPGSGVKHAFGTTSLRVGAASIWLSVIVLLPLAAILVQSARGGWGYFWSAVTSNSAIASFRVTLEVSAAVALINLVFGLLVAWVLTRDDFVGKRLVDAVIDLPFALPTIVASLVMLALYGPASPVDLHLQHTKWGIGVALLFVTLPFVVRSVQPVLLELDHETEEAAASLGANNFVIFTKVVLPALLPSLLSGAGLAFSRAIGEFGSVVLIGGAVPGETEVSSQWIRTLIENDDRTGAAAISIVLLVISFLVLFVLRVIGSRAAKREELAP
- a CDS encoding sulfate ABC transporter substrate-binding protein, coding for MHKIIKNWRPATAVAAVVASTTVLAACGGGASDTAGGGGAQSGANTTLTLVAYAVPEPGWSKIIPAFAATPEGKGVAVTTSYGASGDQSRKVESGAPADIVNFSVEPDVTRLVKAGKVSKDWNADATKGVPFGSVVSLVVRKGNPKGIKDWDDLLKPGVEVVTPSPLSSGSAKWNLLAPYAAKSNGGKDAQGGIDYIRQLVVEHVKTRPGSGREATDLFLHGTGDVLISYENEAINVERQGKDVEHVNPAQTFKIENPVAVLNTGQHQDKANALKNFLFTAEGQKLWAQAGFRPVDPAVTAEFAKDFPTPEKLWTIADLGGWKTVDPALFDKENGSITKIYKQATG